From one Nothobranchius furzeri strain GRZ-AD chromosome 2, NfurGRZ-RIMD1, whole genome shotgun sequence genomic stretch:
- the LOC139062052 gene encoding general transcription factor II-I repeat domain-containing protein 2: MAVALWLYPGCRPWRCVIVSAPSISNMATVNKKRKVDCEGRRFQDSWKLDYFFTEIRNNCVCLICQENVAVFKEFNIKRHYQTKHASYDKLTGNGRGEKVKQLEAVLTAQQRFFTRARESNENATKARSYEVAMLIAKHCKPFTEGEFIKDCVITIVKKVCPSKKQEFANICLARNTVVWRIEDVSSDIKRQLEAKGTEFDFFSLACDESTDASDTAQLLIFLRGVDNDMNVSEELLDLQSLKGQTRGTDLFVSLCSTVDEMKLQWNKVTGIISDGAPAMAGKQSGLSTLVCNKVSEEGGSAIKLHCFILQEVLCAKYMKYDNVMKPVIKAINYICSKTLCHRQFQQFLLDIQAEYEDVLYHSDVRWLSRGSALQHFFSLREEIGQFLTKKGQPMPQLNDPVWLADLGFLVDIMRHLNALNTSLQGQNAVVSQLYSHIKAFQTKLLLFQRHLSQAQPNTAHFSSLQEIMTSFPQNNISAQMTKYAADISSLVEEFQQRFRDFAAIEKEIALFSSPFSVDPDDAPYHLQLELIELQCDAEHHSRHQQLPLVNFYRQLDEGRFQAVRTFAKKMLSLFGSTYMCEKTFSVMNINKSRMRTRLSDSHLMHQNHCS, translated from the coding sequence ATGGCAGTAGCCCTGTGGCTGTACCCTGGCTGCCGCCCTTGGCGTTGCGTGATCGTTTCAGCCCCGTCCATTTCTAACATGGCGACTgtaaacaaaaaacggaaagttgACTGCGAGGGCCGCCGCTTCCAGGACAGCTGGAAATTGGATTATTTTTTCACTGAAATACGAAACAACTGTGTCTGCCTAATTTGCCAAGAGAATGTGGCTGTTTTTAAGGAATTCAACATCAAGAGGCACTACCAGACGAAACATGCTAGCTACGACAAGCTAACTGGGAACGGACGCGGTGAAAAAGTGAAGCAACTGGAAGCTGTTTTAACGGCACAGCAGCGCTTTTTCACAAGAGCCCGTGAGTCAAATGAAAATGCCACAAAAGCAAGAAGCTACGAGGTGGCAATGCTGATTGCAAAGCACTGCAAACCTTTCACTGAGGGTGAATTTATTAAAGACTGTGTGATTACAATTGTCAAGAAAGTTTGTCCCTCCAAGAAGCAAGAGTTTGCCAATATTTGCCTGGCTCGCAACACTGTGGTATGGAGAATTGAAGACGTTTCATCAGATATTAAGAGACAGTTAGAGGCAAAAGGAACTGAGTTTGACTTTTTCTCGTTAGCCTGCGATGAAAGCACGGATGCATCCGACACCGCTCAGTTACTGATCTTTCTGAGAGGAGTGGACAATGACATGAATGTGAGTGAAGAGCTTCTGGACCTCCAGAGTCTGAAGGGCCAAACAAGAGGAACAGATTTATTTGTTTCTCTTTGTTCCACCGTAGATGAAATGAAACTACAGTGGAATAAAGTCACCGGGATTATTTCGGACGGCGCACCTGCCATGGCTGGCAAGCAGAGTGGATTATCAACCCTTGTGTGTAACAAAGTCAGCGAAGAAGGAGGCAGTGCTATTAAACTCCACTGTTTTATTCTCCAAGAAGTTCTCTGTGCCAAATATATGAAGTATGATAATGTTATGAAACCCGTGATAAAGGCTATTAATTATATTTGCTCCAAAACGCTGTGCCACCGTCAGTTTCAACAGTTTCTTCTCGACATCCAGGCTGAATACGAAGATGTTTTGTATCACAGCGACGTAAGATGGCTCAGTCGGGGGTCTGCACTGCAGCACTTCTTCTCTCTCAGGGAGGAAATTGGACAATTCTTGACAAAAAAGGGACAACCCATGCCACAATTAAATGATCCTGTGTGGCTGGCTGATTTGGGATTTTTAGTTGACATAATGAGACATCTGAATGCGCTGAACACAAGCCTTCAAGGGCAAAATGCAGTGGTAAGCCAACTGTATTCGCACATCAAAGCCTTTCAGACCAAGCTGCTACTTTTCCAAAGGCACCTGTCACAGGCGCAGCCCAATACCGCACATTTCTCATCGCTGCAGGAAATTATGACCAGTTTCCCACAGAACAATATCAGTGCGCAAATGACAAAGTATGCAGCAGACATCTCATCTCTGGTTGAGGAATTTCAGCAGCGCTTTCGGGACTTTGCAGCTATTGAAAAGGAGATCGCACTtttttcctctcctttctccGTGGACCCTGATGACGCTCCATACCACCTGCAGCTGGAGCTCATTGAGCTGCAGTGTGACGCTGAGCATCACAGTCGGCACCAACAGCTCCCTCTTGTCAACTTCTACCGCCAGCTGGATGAAGGTAGATTCCAAGCAGTTCGGACATTTGCTAAGAAAATGCTGAGCTTGTTTGGCTCCACATACATGTGTGAGAAGACATTCTCCGTTATGAACATTAACAAGAGCCGCATGAGGACGAGACTGAGTGACTCTCACCTTATGCATCAGAACCACTGCTCTTGA